Proteins co-encoded in one Christiangramia fulva genomic window:
- the hisF gene encoding imidazole glycerol phosphate synthase subunit HisF: protein MLTKRIIPCLDIKNGRTVKGVNFVDLRDAGDPVELAAAYAEAGADELVFLDISATEEKRKTLADLVLKVAEKLNIPFTVGGGISSVEDVDILLKNGADKVSINSSAVKNPNLINQLSEKFGSQCVVVAIDAKQIGNSWKVHLVGGKVPTEIDLFEWAHEVQERGAGEILFTSMDHDGTKNGFANEALAKLSEELNIPIIASGGAGNIEHFKDTFQNGKADAALAASVFHFKEIEILNLKKELQNAGIPVRL from the coding sequence GTGCTTACAAAAAGAATCATTCCCTGTCTCGATATCAAAAACGGCCGAACGGTAAAAGGAGTTAATTTTGTCGATTTACGAGACGCCGGAGATCCAGTGGAACTCGCTGCGGCTTATGCTGAAGCAGGTGCCGACGAACTGGTATTTCTGGACATTTCGGCTACTGAAGAGAAACGAAAGACCCTGGCTGATCTTGTTTTAAAAGTCGCCGAAAAACTAAATATTCCATTTACGGTCGGTGGTGGAATATCTTCTGTAGAAGATGTCGACATTTTGCTTAAGAACGGAGCCGATAAAGTTTCCATCAATTCTTCCGCGGTTAAGAATCCAAATTTGATCAATCAGCTTTCCGAAAAATTTGGAAGTCAGTGTGTAGTAGTGGCCATTGACGCGAAGCAAATTGGAAATTCCTGGAAGGTGCATCTTGTTGGTGGAAAGGTTCCAACGGAAATTGACCTTTTCGAATGGGCGCATGAAGTTCAGGAAAGAGGCGCAGGTGAAATCCTGTTCACTTCTATGGATCATGACGGCACCAAAAACGGCTTTGCAAATGAAGCTTTGGCCAAACTTTCGGAAGAACTTAATATCCCGATAATCGCTTCGGGAGGAGCGGGAAATATTGAACATTTTAAAGATACCTTTCAGAATGGAAAAGCTGATGCTGCCCTGGCCGCCAGTGTTTTTCATTTTAAGGAAATAGAGATCTTGAACCTAAAAAAGGAATTACAAAACGCCGGAATTCCGGTAAGATTATAG
- the hisA gene encoding 1-(5-phosphoribosyl)-5-[(5-phosphoribosylamino)methylideneamino]imidazole-4-carboxamide isomerase, translating to MRIIPAIDIIDGKCVRLSKGDYDTKKIYNEDPLEVAKSFEAHGIQYLHLVDLDGAKSKHIVNHKVLEKIASKTKLKIDFGGGLKTDEDLRIAFESGAKQITGGSIAVKKKNVFESWIGDYGPERIILGADAKNGKIAVSGWQEGSNEDLIPFIQEYEEKGVKYVICTDISRDGMLEGPAFELYNAILAETDSIRLIASGGISEFNEIPKLKELGCEGVIIGKAIYENRISLSDLENYILHQ from the coding sequence ATGAGAATAATTCCTGCCATAGACATCATAGACGGTAAATGTGTTCGCCTTTCCAAAGGTGATTACGATACCAAAAAGATCTATAATGAAGATCCGCTTGAAGTAGCCAAATCATTTGAAGCACATGGGATTCAGTATCTTCATTTGGTGGATCTGGATGGAGCTAAATCGAAACATATTGTCAATCATAAGGTTTTGGAGAAAATAGCTTCTAAAACTAAGTTGAAAATTGATTTTGGTGGCGGACTGAAAACTGATGAGGATCTGCGTATCGCTTTTGAAAGCGGAGCAAAACAAATTACAGGCGGCAGTATTGCGGTGAAGAAAAAGAATGTTTTCGAATCATGGATCGGTGATTATGGGCCCGAAAGAATTATTCTTGGTGCCGATGCGAAGAATGGAAAAATAGCGGTTTCCGGCTGGCAGGAAGGCTCGAATGAAGATCTTATTCCATTTATTCAGGAATACGAAGAAAAGGGGGTGAAATATGTAATTTGTACTGATATTTCCAGGGACGGAATGCTGGAAGGTCCCGCATTTGAACTTTATAATGCTATTCTCGCCGAAACCGATTCGATCAGGCTCATTGCTTCAGGGGGTATTTCTGAGTTTAATGAAATACCGAAGCTCAAAGAGCTCGGCTGTGAAGGAGTAATCATTGGGAAGGCTATCTATGAGAATAGAATTAGCCTTTCCGACCTTGAAAATTATATTTTACATCAATAG
- a CDS encoding S9 family peptidase, translating to MKKDPLLLLLLCLITFYSHAQISKDSVTKAEYEHATQFLSFNTYPKVYRSFVSPKWLDNSNFWYKISTPHGDEFVYVDAENGKKQTAFSKENLPVKVSEDQSRNYSRDEVVSPNGKKVVFIRDWNLWMRNLETGKETQLTFDGEKNFGYATDNAGWTRSDKPIVLWSPDSKKIATFKQDQRNVSDMYLVDAKVGAPELKEWKYPLPTDEEIIKIHRVIINTDKPEVIKLDIPADPRRGTICDDISCSGAFDDNQWSDDSSKLVFVSTSRDHKHEKVRMADAETGEVREIFEENVDTQYESGMGSINWRYLPDTNEIIWYSERDNWGHLYLYDAKTGELKHQITKGDFVVTQLVGMDKDKRKLYFLANGREKGRDPYFSHFYRIDFSGKNLKLLTPENGNHSIALSPDMKYFIDNYSQPDVPNVAELRTINGKLVSTLEKEDISKLKEAGWKAPQPITVKSRDGRWDLYGLMFTPTDLDKDKKYPVVNYIYPGPQGGGVGSRNFSPSRSDHQALAELGFIVVVIDGTCNPDRSKAFHDVCYGNMADNTLEDQISGLKQLAEKYPYMDLDHVGVWGHSGGGFAAAAAMFKYPDFYKVGISESGNHDNRNYEDDWGERYIGLLKGDNYEKQANQNFASNLKGKLLLAHGAVDDNVPPYNTYLVVDALIKAKKDFDLIIFPHARHGYGKDYYYMMRRRWDYFVENLMKAEHPKEFIIDPTFRKTQSENNSNA from the coding sequence ATGAAAAAAGACCCACTTTTATTACTGCTTTTATGCCTTATAACCTTTTATTCTCATGCTCAAATTAGTAAAGATTCGGTAACCAAAGCCGAATATGAACATGCTACACAATTTTTAAGTTTTAATACCTATCCTAAAGTTTACCGAAGTTTTGTAAGTCCGAAGTGGCTTGACAATAGTAATTTCTGGTACAAAATTTCCACTCCTCATGGAGATGAATTTGTATATGTAGATGCCGAAAACGGTAAAAAACAAACGGCTTTTTCAAAAGAAAATCTGCCTGTTAAGGTTTCAGAAGATCAATCCCGAAATTACAGTCGTGATGAGGTGGTTTCTCCTAACGGAAAAAAGGTTGTCTTTATTCGTGACTGGAACCTTTGGATGCGAAATCTTGAAACCGGAAAAGAGACGCAACTGACTTTTGATGGTGAGAAAAATTTTGGTTATGCCACCGATAATGCGGGATGGACTCGAAGTGATAAGCCCATCGTTCTTTGGTCTCCCGACTCTAAAAAGATCGCTACTTTCAAACAAGATCAGCGCAATGTAAGCGACATGTACCTGGTAGATGCCAAAGTTGGCGCGCCGGAGCTTAAAGAGTGGAAATATCCGCTTCCTACAGATGAAGAGATCATCAAAATTCATCGTGTGATCATCAATACCGACAAACCCGAAGTGATCAAACTCGATATTCCTGCAGATCCGCGCCGCGGAACCATATGTGATGATATTAGCTGCTCCGGCGCTTTTGATGATAATCAGTGGAGTGATGACAGCAGCAAACTTGTTTTCGTTTCAACTTCAAGGGATCACAAACATGAAAAAGTGAGAATGGCCGATGCCGAAACCGGCGAGGTTCGTGAGATTTTTGAAGAAAATGTAGATACCCAATATGAATCTGGAATGGGTTCTATCAACTGGCGATACCTGCCTGATACCAACGAAATTATCTGGTATTCTGAAAGAGACAATTGGGGTCATCTTTACTTATATGACGCGAAAACGGGCGAACTAAAACATCAAATAACTAAAGGAGATTTTGTTGTAACTCAGCTTGTGGGAATGGATAAAGACAAGAGAAAACTTTATTTCCTGGCCAACGGTCGTGAAAAGGGAAGGGATCCTTATTTTTCCCATTTTTACCGTATTGATTTCAGTGGAAAAAATTTGAAACTGCTCACTCCTGAAAATGGCAACCATAGTATTGCCCTTTCTCCGGATATGAAATATTTCATCGATAATTATTCTCAGCCAGACGTTCCTAATGTTGCTGAATTGAGAACCATTAACGGAAAACTGGTAAGCACTCTTGAAAAAGAGGACATTTCAAAATTAAAGGAAGCTGGATGGAAAGCTCCTCAGCCAATTACCGTTAAATCGCGTGATGGTCGCTGGGATCTTTACGGCCTAATGTTCACTCCAACAGATCTTGATAAAGACAAGAAATATCCCGTAGTGAATTATATTTATCCCGGCCCACAGGGCGGAGGGGTTGGGAGCCGAAACTTTTCTCCATCCCGCAGCGATCACCAGGCTCTCGCCGAATTAGGTTTTATTGTGGTTGTGATTGACGGAACTTGTAATCCAGACCGCTCCAAGGCTTTCCACGATGTCTGCTACGGAAATATGGCCGATAATACACTGGAAGATCAGATTTCAGGCCTTAAGCAGCTCGCGGAAAAATACCCGTATATGGATCTTGACCACGTGGGGGTTTGGGGTCATTCAGGTGGAGGTTTTGCCGCAGCCGCAGCCATGTTCAAATACCCCGATTTCTATAAAGTGGGAATTTCAGAATCTGGTAACCACGATAACCGAAATTATGAAGATGATTGGGGAGAAAGATACATTGGCTTGTTAAAAGGAGATAATTACGAAAAACAAGCTAATCAAAATTTTGCAAGTAATCTTAAAGGAAAACTTTTACTTGCGCATGGTGCCGTTGATGACAATGTGCCTCCATACAACACTTACCTGGTAGTTGACGCGCTCATAAAAGCGAAAAAAGATTTCGACCTTATCATTTTTCCACATGCCCGCCACGGTTACGGCAAAGATTATTATTATATGATGCGTCGCCGATGGGATTATTTTGTCGAAAACTTGATGAAAGCAGAACATCCAAAAGAATTTATTATAGATCCTACTTTTAGGAAGACGCAATCTGAAAATAATTCGAATGCCTAA
- the hisB gene encoding bifunctional histidinol-phosphatase/imidazoleglycerol-phosphate dehydratase HisB, protein MSRILFVDRDGTLIHEPEDYQIDNLEKLQFYPGAIAYLPKIAAELGYEIVMVTNQDGLGTDSFPEEDFWPIENFIEKTFENEGFKFLDVLIDRTFPEDNSPDRKPKIGMLKKKNYLDNSEYDLKNSYMIGDRMTDMEFAVNFGGKGIFIDNHKELGKNEVEKDLSEVEKHIVLKTDSWKEIYEFLKMESRTAEVQRKTNETDIQIRINLDGSGKSKIDTGIAFFDHMLDQLARHGQMDLDIQVKGDLEVDEHHTIEDTAIALGEVFSKALANKKGIERYGFCLPMDDCLASAAIDFGGRNWLVWDAEFKREMIGKMPTEMFYHFFKSFTDGAKANLNIKAEGTNEHHKIEAIFKAFAKAIKMAVKRDAEKMILPSTKGML, encoded by the coding sequence ATGAGTAGAATTTTATTTGTGGATAGGGATGGAACGCTTATTCACGAACCTGAAGATTACCAGATAGATAACCTGGAGAAACTGCAATTTTATCCCGGCGCGATTGCCTATCTGCCTAAAATCGCTGCCGAGCTGGGCTATGAAATTGTTATGGTCACCAATCAGGATGGTTTGGGAACCGACAGTTTTCCTGAAGAAGATTTCTGGCCAATCGAAAATTTCATAGAAAAGACCTTCGAGAACGAAGGTTTCAAGTTTCTGGATGTCCTTATAGACAGAACTTTTCCAGAAGATAATTCCCCCGATCGCAAGCCAAAAATTGGGATGTTGAAAAAGAAGAATTATCTCGATAATTCCGAATATGACCTTAAGAATTCTTACATGATCGGGGACCGCATGACCGATATGGAATTTGCCGTAAATTTTGGAGGAAAGGGAATTTTTATAGATAATCATAAGGAATTAGGGAAAAATGAAGTGGAAAAAGATCTTTCTGAGGTTGAAAAACATATCGTTCTCAAAACCGATTCCTGGAAAGAGATCTATGAATTTCTGAAAATGGAATCCAGAACTGCTGAAGTTCAGCGAAAAACCAATGAAACAGATATTCAAATTCGAATAAATCTTGATGGCTCGGGGAAAAGCAAAATTGACACCGGGATTGCCTTTTTCGACCATATGTTGGACCAGCTTGCCCGTCACGGCCAAATGGATCTCGATATTCAGGTTAAAGGTGATCTTGAAGTCGATGAACACCATACTATTGAAGATACCGCGATCGCTTTGGGAGAGGTTTTCTCAAAAGCGCTTGCCAATAAAAAAGGGATCGAAAGATATGGTTTCTGTTTACCTATGGATGACTGCCTTGCCAGCGCCGCTATCGATTTTGGCGGCCGTAACTGGCTGGTTTGGGACGCCGAATTTAAACGTGAAATGATAGGTAAAATGCCTACCGAGATGTTTTATCATTTTTTCAAGTCATTTACCGATGGAGCCAAAGCCAATTTGAATATCAAAGCAGAAGGCACGAATGAACATCATAAAATAGAGGCAATTTTTAAGGCGTTTGCGAAAGCGATAAAAATGGCCGTAAAAAGAGATGCCGAAAAGATGATCCTTCCCTCTACAAAAGGAATGCTTTAA
- the hisH gene encoding imidazole glycerol phosphate synthase subunit HisH, whose amino-acid sequence MADKTKIVIIDYGAGNIQSIKFAVKRLGFEAVLSSDAEEIRQADKVIFPGVGEASSAMKMLKKTGLDQVIPTLKQPVLGICLGMQLMCDHSEEGDTNGLGIFKAEVRRFGKGVKVPQIGWNKIDNLKSALFEGIEEGEYVYLVHSYFVPECKDEIAGSEYGVKFSVALHRDNFYGVQFHPEKSSKTGEKILWNFLKLEVRN is encoded by the coding sequence ATGGCAGATAAAACAAAAATTGTAATAATTGATTACGGCGCCGGAAATATCCAAAGCATCAAATTTGCAGTTAAACGGCTGGGTTTTGAAGCTGTTTTGAGCAGTGATGCAGAAGAAATAAGACAGGCCGATAAAGTGATTTTTCCCGGGGTTGGAGAGGCTAGTAGTGCTATGAAAATGCTGAAAAAAACCGGTCTGGACCAAGTCATTCCAACTTTAAAACAGCCGGTTCTTGGAATTTGTCTTGGAATGCAGCTGATGTGTGATCACTCGGAAGAAGGAGATACTAACGGACTTGGAATTTTCAAGGCAGAAGTAAGAAGATTCGGAAAAGGAGTGAAAGTGCCTCAGATTGGCTGGAATAAAATCGATAATCTAAAGTCGGCTCTTTTTGAAGGTATAGAAGAAGGAGAATACGTTTATCTCGTTCATAGTTATTTTGTTCCTGAATGCAAAGATGAGATCGCCGGTAGTGAATACGGTGTAAAATTTTCAGTGGCTTTACATCGTGATAACTTTTACGGAGTACAGTTTCATCCCGAAAAAAGCAGTAAAACAGGAGAAAAAATTCTTTGGAATTTTTTAAAATTAGAAGTACGAAATTAG
- a CDS encoding pirin family protein gives MRNIKKIHKAEYRPMGDLETWSPLPTRNLQMIDPFIFLNHHGPQVYPPNNNGLPFGPHPHRGMETVTFILDGDIAHKDSGGHKSVIESGGIQWMTAGSGLIHAEVSSDKFKKEGGPLEILQLWVNLPKRLKMSAPKYKGLQDDQISKWKNENGSVKASVVSGSFKGIHGAFDTPTSVNLATIEFKKNATLDLEIPTGENIFFYVIKGKLEVNEIEVPELHLAEFSKNDEKLEIKALEDSTLLLGHAEPFNEKVVFGGPFVMNSEEEIQQAYEDYKAGKMGEWEG, from the coding sequence ATGAGAAATATAAAGAAAATTCATAAAGCCGAATATCGACCCATGGGCGATCTGGAGACCTGGTCTCCCCTGCCTACTCGTAATCTGCAAATGATCGATCCCTTTATTTTTCTGAATCACCATGGCCCGCAGGTATATCCTCCAAATAATAATGGTCTGCCGTTTGGCCCTCATCCGCACCGCGGGATGGAAACCGTAACCTTTATTTTAGATGGAGACATCGCACATAAAGACAGCGGCGGACATAAAAGCGTGATCGAGAGCGGTGGCATACAATGGATGACCGCCGGCAGCGGACTCATTCACGCTGAAGTCTCTTCTGATAAATTCAAAAAAGAAGGAGGTCCGCTTGAAATTTTACAACTTTGGGTAAATCTTCCCAAAAGGCTGAAAATGTCGGCTCCTAAATATAAAGGCCTTCAGGATGATCAAATTTCAAAATGGAAGAATGAAAACGGTAGCGTTAAAGCTAGTGTAGTTTCGGGAAGTTTTAAAGGAATTCACGGCGCATTTGACACCCCTACTTCTGTAAATCTTGCAACTATTGAATTCAAAAAAAATGCGACACTGGATCTTGAAATTCCTACCGGCGAAAATATCTTTTTTTATGTCATTAAAGGAAAACTGGAGGTGAATGAAATTGAGGTTCCGGAACTACATCTGGCAGAATTCTCAAAAAACGATGAGAAACTCGAAATAAAGGCGCTTGAAGATAGTACACTTCTTTTAGGTCATGCCGAACCTTTTAATGAAAAAGTGGTGTTTGGCGGACCTTTTGTGATGAATTCAGAAGAAGAGATCCAACAAGCCTATGAAGATTACAAGGCTGGAAAGATGGGCGAATGGGAAGGCTAA
- a CDS encoding GyrI-like domain-containing protein: protein MPKIQHITAKKLVGIKIATSLADDKTSLLWKRFMNLKDAIQNEVNTDLFSVQVYGENFISGDFDTNSVFEKWAAIEVNNFDFIPKGLQKLIIPEGDYAVFTHKGTAQQFAETSKFIFEDWLPNSDYQLEARPHFEVLGKDYKGPEDPKSEEKIWIPVKKK, encoded by the coding sequence ATGCCTAAGATTCAACATATCACGGCAAAAAAGCTGGTAGGGATAAAAATCGCTACCAGCCTTGCCGATGATAAGACCAGTTTGCTCTGGAAGCGTTTTATGAATTTAAAAGACGCGATTCAAAATGAGGTAAATACCGACCTTTTTTCGGTTCAGGTATATGGCGAGAATTTCATATCAGGTGATTTTGATACCAATTCGGTTTTTGAAAAATGGGCGGCCATAGAGGTTAATAATTTCGATTTTATCCCAAAGGGCCTTCAAAAACTGATAATTCCGGAAGGTGATTATGCTGTTTTCACGCATAAAGGAACAGCCCAGCAATTTGCCGAAACCTCTAAATTCATCTTTGAAGACTGGTTGCCAAATTCCGATTATCAGCTGGAGGCGAGGCCTCATTTTGAAGTGCTCGGAAAAGATTATAAAGGTCCCGAAGATCCCAAATCTGAAGAAAAGATCTGGATTCCCGTAAAAAAGAAATAA
- the hisIE gene encoding bifunctional phosphoribosyl-AMP cyclohydrolase/phosphoribosyl-ATP diphosphatase HisIE — protein sequence MNIDFNKNSDGLVPAIIQDANTRKVLMLGYMNEEAFLKTNSTKKVTFYSRTKKRLWTKGEESGNFLNLVDIKLDCDNDTLLVEVKPEGPVCHKGTDTCWAEENDTSYGFLTQLEGIIENRKKLSETEPELRKENESSYVVSLFDKGINKIAQKVGEEAVETVIEAKDNNNDLFLNESADLLFHYLILLKAKGFKLNDVVKVLEKRH from the coding sequence ATGAATATCGATTTCAATAAAAACAGCGACGGATTGGTACCTGCCATTATTCAGGATGCAAATACAAGAAAAGTCCTGATGCTGGGATATATGAACGAGGAAGCTTTTCTAAAGACCAACAGCACCAAAAAAGTGACTTTCTACAGTCGTACAAAAAAACGTTTGTGGACAAAAGGCGAGGAAAGCGGTAATTTCCTCAATCTTGTGGATATCAAACTCGATTGTGATAACGATACGCTTTTAGTGGAAGTGAAACCTGAGGGACCGGTTTGTCATAAAGGAACAGATACCTGCTGGGCGGAGGAAAATGATACTTCATATGGTTTCCTAACTCAACTGGAAGGAATTATTGAAAATCGGAAAAAGTTAAGTGAAACCGAACCTGAATTGCGGAAAGAAAATGAATCCAGCTATGTTGTTTCCCTTTTTGACAAAGGCATCAATAAGATCGCGCAAAAAGTGGGAGAGGAGGCCGTGGAGACTGTTATAGAGGCGAAAGATAATAATAACGATCTGTTCTTAAATGAAAGTGCCGACCTGCTTTTTCACTATTTAATTCTTCTTAAAGCGAAAGGTTTCAAATTGAATGATGTGGTGAAAGTGCTTGAAAAAAGGCATTAG
- a CDS encoding cation diffusion facilitator family transporter — protein MQPGTREAIKASYFSIAGNALLAVVKGLTGIFGNSYALIADAIESTTDVFSSILVLLGLRYASKPADENHPYGHGRAEPLFTFMVVGFLIVSATIIAYESIDNINTPHEIPKPYTLIVLAVIILIKEISYRFVSKKGDETNSSVLKADAWHHRSDAITSLTAFIGISIALIMGKGYENADDWAALFASGFILYNAYLILRPALGEIMDEHMHEELEGKIRTIAQLNPGVVETEKCYIRKTGMTYHVDLHIAVKAEISVKEGHDIAHRVKDDLLHNIPEIADVLIHVEPDDELE, from the coding sequence ATGCAGCCGGGAACCCGGGAAGCCATTAAAGCATCTTATTTCAGCATTGCAGGTAATGCTTTACTTGCAGTGGTAAAAGGTTTAACAGGGATCTTCGGAAATTCGTATGCGCTTATCGCCGATGCCATAGAATCTACCACCGATGTTTTCTCCTCAATTTTGGTCTTACTCGGTTTAAGGTACGCATCCAAGCCCGCCGACGAGAACCATCCGTATGGCCACGGCAGAGCAGAACCGCTTTTTACTTTTATGGTGGTAGGCTTTCTCATAGTTTCGGCTACGATCATAGCCTACGAGAGCATTGATAATATCAATACGCCGCACGAAATTCCCAAGCCCTACACCTTAATAGTTCTTGCCGTTATCATATTAATTAAAGAGATTTCTTACCGGTTCGTTTCCAAAAAAGGAGACGAAACCAATAGCTCTGTTTTAAAAGCCGATGCCTGGCATCATCGGAGTGATGCCATTACCTCGCTAACCGCTTTTATTGGTATCAGCATCGCATTGATCATGGGGAAAGGCTACGAAAATGCCGATGACTGGGCGGCGCTCTTTGCTTCGGGCTTTATTCTTTATAATGCATATCTTATACTCAGGCCGGCCCTTGGCGAAATTATGGATGAGCACATGCACGAGGAACTTGAAGGCAAAATAAGAACGATTGCACAGCTCAATCCCGGAGTGGTGGAAACCGAAAAATGCTATATCCGCAAGACCGGGATGACTTATCATGTTGACCTTCACATTGCCGTAAAAGCCGAAATATCGGTAAAAGAAGGACATGATATTGCTCACAGGGTCAAAGATGACCTGCTACATAATATTCCCGAAATCGCCGATGTTCTCATCCACGTAGAACCCGATGACGAGCTGGAATAA
- a CDS encoding DUF1853 family protein — protein sequence MDIVEQFRGFCATPSLQYPQLIPGIHPFQFPNVSITEDLISDLKKIEHPRNRLLGKRMESFFEIALKHSNRYEKIASNIQIFRKKVTLGEIDFLLKDLQNDEILHVELVYKLYLFDPDLPKGYSRWIGPRRKDSLPQKLERLKEKQFPLLFLPETREKLKDLNLDFSNIKQHLCFKAKLFQPENKAAELQNLNPDCLTGKWIHWEDFKNIDFEEGVFCSPKKVFWSMSPGNNKSWLNFPQIKEIVSILIEKDRPPLIWMKKGEKTESFFVVNW from the coding sequence ATGGATATTGTGGAACAGTTCAGGGGATTTTGCGCTACGCCTTCCCTTCAGTATCCCCAACTTATTCCGGGCATCCATCCTTTCCAATTTCCCAATGTTTCCATTACTGAAGATCTTATTAGCGATCTGAAAAAAATTGAGCATCCGCGAAACCGACTTCTGGGAAAACGAATGGAAAGCTTTTTTGAAATTGCCCTGAAACATTCGAACAGGTATGAAAAAATCGCTTCCAATATTCAAATTTTCAGAAAAAAGGTCACCCTGGGTGAAATTGATTTTCTGCTGAAAGATCTTCAGAATGATGAAATTCTGCATGTAGAACTGGTTTACAAGCTCTATTTATTCGATCCTGACTTGCCTAAAGGTTACAGCCGGTGGATCGGCCCGCGCAGAAAAGACAGTCTTCCACAGAAATTAGAAAGATTAAAGGAAAAACAGTTTCCTTTACTTTTCCTGCCGGAAACCCGCGAAAAACTTAAAGATTTGAATCTGGATTTTTCAAATATCAAACAGCATTTATGTTTCAAGGCAAAACTTTTTCAGCCTGAAAATAAAGCGGCAGAATTACAAAATTTAAATCCGGACTGCCTTACAGGCAAATGGATACACTGGGAAGACTTTAAAAATATAGATTTTGAGGAAGGAGTTTTCTGCAGCCCAAAAAAAGTATTTTGGAGCATGTCACCTGGAAATAATAAAAGCTGGTTAAATTTTCCTCAAATAAAAGAAATCGTTTCAATTCTGATTGAAAAAGACCGTCCACCACTTATCTGGATGAAAAAAGGCGAAAAAACGGAAAGTTTTTTTGTTGTTAACTGGTAA
- a CDS encoding NYN domain-containing protein yields METNLAVLIDGDNIPSAYVKEMMEEIAKYGNPTIKRIYGDWTKPHLNKWKNMLLENAIQPIQQYGYTQGKNATDSAMIIDAMDILYSNKVNGFCLVSSDSDFTRLATRLREASMKVIGIGEKKTPDPFIVACDKFIYLEILKGEEKGTEDDKRKSKSGKRENVDKITPKVIRLISQTISDVADEDGWAFLGDVGSLLQKKQPNFDSRNYGFQKLTPMINSINKFEIESRENANSKFKLIYVRNKS; encoded by the coding sequence ATGGAAACCAACCTCGCAGTGCTTATTGACGGCGATAATATACCTTCAGCTTATGTGAAGGAAATGATGGAAGAAATTGCCAAATATGGCAATCCAACCATTAAAAGAATTTACGGTGACTGGACCAAGCCACACCTTAACAAATGGAAAAATATGCTCCTGGAGAATGCCATTCAGCCCATTCAGCAATACGGCTATACCCAGGGAAAAAACGCGACCGATTCTGCCATGATCATCGATGCGATGGATATCCTGTATTCCAATAAGGTCAACGGATTTTGCCTCGTGTCCAGTGATTCCGATTTTACAAGACTGGCAACAAGGTTACGTGAAGCAAGCATGAAAGTCATTGGGATCGGAGAAAAGAAAACTCCGGATCCTTTTATCGTCGCCTGTGATAAATTTATTTACCTGGAGATCCTTAAAGGCGAAGAAAAAGGCACAGAGGATGACAAACGAAAATCGAAGTCTGGAAAAAGGGAAAATGTTGATAAGATCACTCCCAAGGTGATAAGGCTTATTTCCCAAACCATTTCTGACGTTGCCGATGAAGACGGATGGGCTTTTCTGGGCGACGTGGGAAGTCTGCTTCAAAAAAAACAGCCTAATTTCGATTCCCGTAACTATGGATTTCAGAAACTGACGCCCATGATCAATTCCATCAATAAATTCGAGATTGAATCTCGTGAGAATGCGAATTCAAAATTCAAACTCATTTACGTTAGAAATAAATCCTGA